The Salvelinus fontinalis isolate EN_2023a unplaced genomic scaffold, ASM2944872v1 scaffold_0769, whole genome shotgun sequence DNA window gggaagaggggatacatctcagactagagggaagaggggatacaactcagactagagggaagaggggatacatctcagactagagggaagaggggatacaactcagactagagggaagaggggatacatctcagactagagggaagaggggatacatctCAGACTAGAGTGAAGAGGcgatacaactcagactagagggaagaggggatacaactcagactagagggaagaggcgatacaactcagactagagggaagaggggatacaactcagactagagggaagaggggatacatctcagactagagggaagaggggatacaactcagactagagtgaagaggggatacatctcagactagagggaagaggggatacaactcagactagagggaagaggggatacatctcagactagagggaagaggggatacaactcagactagagtgaagaggggatacatctcagactagagggaagaggggatacaactcagactagagggaagaggcgatacatctcagactagagggaagaggggatacaactcagactagagggaagaggggatacatctcagactagagggaagaggggatacaactcagactagagggaagaggggatacatctcagactagagtgaagaggggatacatctcagactagagggaagaggggatacaactcagactagagggaagaggcgatacatctcagactagagggaagaggggatacaactcagactagagggaagaggggatacatctcagactagagtgaagaggggatacatctcagactagagggaagaggggatacatctcagactagagggaagaggggatacaactcagactagagggaagaggggatacaactcagactagagtgaagaggggatacaactcagactagagggtagaggggatacaactcagactagagggaagaggggatacatctcagactagagggaagaggggatacaactcagactagaggaGACAGGTTGAAGGGAATAAAATAGTTATCTATCCTCTCACTCTCCATGTCTGTCGGTCTCTTTctcggtgtgtgtatgtgtacagatGTACTCTGCTAGGGTCTTGGGTGGGCTGTAGCTGACCAGGGTTCTGAAAGACAAACCAACGTGCACggctgttacgcacgcctctatgaaaagggaacgcaacaccctgctacaactcaactcccgtGAAccgaaagaggtatggactgtaggtgcaagtaaggatgacaaaggcaGAGAGAGGTGTACCGTTTACAAGGAATTTATTCCTTCACACGGTAATTTTGGGGAGAAGGGTCTGGACGGagccaaagcaaagaaagtaaatatcaaagccccctctcctaccttacctgcctacccactacttacctaactaccaccacctggtgcgctaaccaaaaacagggggtggtccgcccaggtcttacctagtgtgcctagacagtgaatatgtatgcccgcgggcctcttgcctaagcactccctagggtgccttccccttcccccctgggaacaaatgaaacagaattatctaaacaatttcaataatcaaaacacTGCGTTCTATTGACACAAAATACATAACCACTCAACCAATACAGGACACACTAATCATCTCCCTCTGAGAACAACCAACACAGtatatcagcctctctctctctctctctctctctctctctctctctctctctctctctctctctctctctctctctctctctctctctctctctctctctctctctctctctctctctctctctctctctctctctctctctctctctctctctctctctctctctctctctctctctctctctaatcggATACAGCTGtaacttgacgagggggcggggtcagctccaatcatcaatggggctgatcaatcagctgcttggggagaattcaggaagccatctcctgaaacacacacactcaaatacacaaactacaacacagaaactggggaacgtaacaacggCGCACATAGGACCTATGACAAGCGCGACTTGGATGGACAATGGATTTAACGTATAGGCCCAATGTTGTTGACTGATTGTGCTCTAGTTAATCCATTAGGAATTTCTGAACACCATCAATTTCTAAAATCTCTGAGAACACATGCAATTGTCATAGCCTACATATTATAATTAGAATAATGCAGGCTAGTGTGGTGGAGAAATCAGAAttaaaatcaaatacatttttattggtcacatacacgtgattagcagatgtttcggtccggcagcgtagcctagtggttggactagtaaccgaaaggttgcaagattgaatccctgagctgacaaggtacaaaatttgtcgttctgcccctgaacaaggcagttaacccactgttcctaggccgtcattgaaaataataatttgttcttaactgacctgcctagttaaaaataaaaatgttactgcgggtgtagcgaaatgcttgtgcttctagctctgatagtgcagtaatatctaacaaattacacaacatatacacacatctaagtaggaatgaattaagactatatacatatggacaAGTGATGTCAGAGTGGGACGGACTAAGATaccatagaatagtatagaatacagtgtatatatatgagatgagtaatgccagatatgtaaaccttattaagtgactaagataccatagaatagtatagaatacagtgtatacatatgagatgagtaatgccagatatgtaaaccttattaagtgactaagataccatagaatagtatagaatacagtgtatatatatgagatgagtaatgccagatatgtaaaccttattaagtgactaagataccatagaatagtatagaatacagtgtatacatatgagatgagtaatgccagatatgtaaacattaagtgactaagataccatagaatagtatagaatacagtatatacatatgagatgagtaatgccagatatgtaaacattattaaagtgactagtgttccattcctttaaagtggccagtgatttctagtctaCGCCTATAGGCAGCAACCTCTAATGTGCTAATGAtgggtgtttaacagtctgatggccttgagatagaagctgtttttcagtctctcagtcccagctttgatgcacctgtactgacctcgccttctggatgatagcgttgtgaacaggcagtggctcgagtggttgatgtccttgatgatctttttggtcttcctgtgacatcgggtgcggtaggtgtcctggagggcaggtaatttgtccccggtaatgcgttgggcagaccgcaccaccatcttggagagccttgcggttgcgggcagtgcagttgccgtaccaggcggtgatacagcccgacaggatgctttcaattgtgcatctgtaaaagtttctgaGGGTTTTAGATGTCAAGCCACATttatttagcctcctgaggttgaagaggctctgttgtgccttcttcaccacactgtctgtgtgggtggtccattgcagcttgtcagtgatgtgtacgccaaggaacaaGCCTGACTaatcccctctctgggccccaggtgacaggcccatattttatttttatttaactaggcaagtcagtttagaataaattcttattttcaatgacggcctaggaacagtgggttaactgccttgctcaggggcagaacgacagattgtcagctcaggggttcgatcttgcaacctttcggttactagtccaacgctcaaaccactaggctacctaccgccccatgTAGCCTAGTGGGAGGAAGTGCAGCTGCCAACACCAGACTCCGAATGGAGAcattagctaggtaacatagataattaagatgtcttatctgcaGAATATGCTTATATTATTGAACTGTTGAAACTCTTGTTATTAGAATGTCTCCTTTCGGAGTCTGGTGTTGGCAGCTGCACTTCCTCCCTCATATGGGCCTCAAGCCATCTGGGGTCCAGAGAGAGGAGAAGTCAGGCTTGTCTATCCCATGTCCCTgatgctatgcagaatatcagaaagggaataTGGCAAAGGAAGTCAGAAGGAAACATTGTTtccatatgtgaatgtgtctttacctattgcaacccatgtgaagggatggcgtgagtAATGACAACCAATCACTTGTCACCACAATGTCTGCGCGTCAGTCACCCTCTCCTAGCAAGGTGACACTAAGTAACAACAAATGTCCTTTTAAGTTCTTagtactgaacaaaacaacaagttCCTTATATTTGGGGCCTAAAGTCTGACACAGGATGTGTGGGgttagtgtctggaaccattgtactTCATCTCTGAGGTCACACCTATCCTGACCTATCCTGACCTATCCTGACCTATCCTGACCTATCCTGAGAGAGTATATAACCCAGAGGCTCACTCCACTCAGTGAGCActcactacatttacattttagtcatttagcagacgctcttatccagagcgacgtacaagttggtgcattcaccttatgatgtccagtggaacaaccactttacaatagtgcatctaactctaagggggggggggttagaaggattactttatcctatcctaggtattccttaaagaggtggggtttcaggtgtctccggaaggtggtgattgattcCGCTGACCTGATTGATTCCGCATTCATGTGTGTTTGGTGTGACATGCTCCCTTACTAATAAATTGTGAATAAATGCATATCGTGATTGGTGATTGACCTTCTCTCTCCTCATTATTGATTAGAATTTCCACAACACTAGTCACTCTTTTTGTCAATACTATTATATTTTTCATAACACCGTTTTGGGTGAGTATCTTAGTAAAATATTTCATTTAGAGAGAAATGAGTGATGTAGCTCATAATTTCCCCCACAAATGGACCTCAGATTGACGTGATTTGACAGCTACGATATTTTCTTTAATCTACTCTCTCCCTCATCGGTTCGCTCTGCGTTCTATTAGCCAGTCGGATTTTATTGCGGAAGCGATTACTTTTCTCTCGCAGCTAGCAGGCAGGCATTATTTGCTTAAAACAAATACTTTCCCAAACATTTATACAGTACAAAACATCGTCAACTCAATAACATCGACTTGAGAAGCGAATACAGTTGATTGACTTCATAACAAGAAAACTGTGAACACTGTCTAAACGGGTGTGTGTGACGCGTCTCTTCCTACATTCAGATCCTATCGTGTTGACGATCAAGGATTGCTTTCATATTCGCTAACTACGGGTTTTGACACTTTGCCCGCTAGTCAGGTAATGTTGCATTTCTTGCCTTATTATTCATATATATTGATTGTTGCAAATATTACATGTTAATGTTATGTCAATCACTAGCTGGTTAGTTTAAGTTACAATTTCGCCAGGTGGCTACATGCGATTTGGATGACAGCTGTTGTTGTGTAACGTTAGACACTAATGTTAGAAAACACTAGCTATGTGTGACAAcaatgtattttcatcaacatgtgATTATAGAACCCATATTTAACAACGTAGTGTGTGGCCTGTTGCAGTCATATTGTTTCATGACCCACCCATTTCATGTCAGCCAAACACAAGTCTGCAGGCACGTTTCTCAGTAGCATTAGAAGATCAATGATTAAATCGTCCTTAAATCAGGTATGGTAGATTTACTTTGATCGTCCAGGTTCGTGATTGCCCCCTTCCCCTTTCCACTGATAGCTATCTAGTGAGTGAGTGTTTGCACAGCGTAACATATTCAGGAAATGCTAGCTAGAGCAACAGACGGACATGAAAATAAAATCTTAACATCTTATCTTGtctttctgtgtttctctctctgtcttttttatttcacctttatttagccaggtaggctagttgagaacaagttctcatttgcaactgcgacctggccaagataaagcatagcaattcgacacatacaacaacacagagttacacatggaataaacaaaacatagtcaataatacagtagaaaaaagaaaacaaaagtctatatacagtgagtgcaaatgaggtaagataagggagttaaggcaataaataggccatggtggcgaagtaattacaatatagcaattaaacactggaatggtagatgtgcagaagatgaatgtgcaagtagagatactggggtgcaaaggagcaagataaataatgtctctgtctgtctctctctgtctgtctgtctgtgtctctcactcccTTTATCTAccccctctgtttctgtcccccttTCTCCCACCCTGCCCTTCTCCCCTCTAGTCGGGATGAAGCCTGGAGTAGGGGCATGTCAGGACCCCTGTCAGGGTGGTCCGGGGGTGGGTGACAGGGGGGACGACACCCTGGTGTCTCTGCCCCCTAAAGACACCCCCGGCTCCCCCACAGGGTCACCCTCAGAGTTGGGAAGCCCTGGCCCCCGCCAGGTCGCGACCTTTGACCTGCTCAAGATGGTGGTGTCTTACAAGAGGATGGCCCTGTTTCTGGAGCCGCTCACTGACACGTTGGAGCTGGCCCGCTACCTGCTGGGGTGAGAGGATACATTTACACACTGATCCAAGATCGGTTTTTAGTTTCTCCAATGGTGATAACAGATAGGACTTGGGAGAGTAGACTGATTCACGCTACCTACTGGGCTAGTGAAGGGAGTAGGATGAGGTTTCCTATGGGCCTAGACACTGACCTGTCAGATTTGAGTTTCTTCACCCTAATGGTTCCAGGGAGGGtatgctgatcctagatctgggcTGTGAAGCTGGCACTCTACCTACTGGGCTAATGAagctctgatcctagatctgggcTGTGGAGCTGGCACGCTACCTACTGGGTTAATGTAGGGAGGGtatgctgatcctagatctgggcTGTGGAGCTGGCATGCTACCTACTGGGTTAATGAAGGGAGGGtagactgatcctagatctgggcTGTGGAGCTGGCATGCTACCTACTGGGTTAATGAAGGGAGggtaactgatcctagatctgggcTGTGGAGCTGGTCTGCAGGTgaggcttttgctccagccctgctctaatgGGTGTAGTTGTAGATACATCTTATTTGGTTTATTGTATAGTCATGAGTGATTTGTACAGCCTGCTACCTACTGTGGTGAGTCAGTGTTTACCCTAGACACTGATCGGAGGTCAGTTTTTAGTTCCTCCACCCTAATGGTTGAGGATAGGACTTGAGGAcgctaaactgatcctaggtcAGTATGACTGTGTGGTGTATTGCAGGTGGAGGATGCCTCTGTGCTCACTACTGGTCTGTGTACTGCTCaacatcctcttcctcactctgAGTGAAGGTGAGCTAATgctggttaacacacacacacacactgctatatgAACGACTACCACATACAACTGAGTGTGTATAATAATGTGATATATATCACATGTGACAGTCAGTTTCTCTCCTGCCCTCCAGTGGGgtggttctctgtgtgtgttctggggGTGTCTGCCCCGGCTGCCCTGGGTTACCTGCAGGACAGGTGTGGGGGCGGGGCTTCGGAGGCGGAGCAACAGAAGAGGCGGTGCCACGCGGTGCATCGTAAGGACCTGCAGAACGTTCAGCTCACCAGACAGGACGCCATGCTGGAAGTCAAGGacctgtgagtgagtgagtgtgtgtgagtttgaCCCTCCACTTTATAAAACCAAGTTAATTTATTTACtatccctgtgtgtgtgcctgtttgcGTGCACGCATGTGCATGTCCgggtgtctccctctctgtgtgtgtgtgtgtgtgtgtgtccacaggttAAAGCAGCTAGATGACCTGTTGTCTcatgcctgcctgtctgctgAGTCTGTCTACAAGCTCCTGTACTGGGAGAGCCACTCTGAGTCCTCTAGGTCAgtaacactgtctgtgtgtgtacttgGAGCCACTCGGAGTCCTCCAGATCagcaacactgtgtgtgtgtgtccttgttctCCAGGACAGTAACTCAGCCACTCTACATTCACCATAGATATCATCACACATCTGTACTTACAAAGCACCCTACAGACTGGTTagggttgtttgtgtgtgtctgagtgtctctctcctctctctgtctctcttctctgtttctctatccctctcttccgtctctctatccctctcttccgtctctcttctctgtctctctatccctctcttccgtctctcttctctgtctcctcggtctctctatccctctcttccgtctctcttctctgtctctctatccttctcttccgtctctcttctctgtctctctatccctctcttccgtctctcttctctgtctctcaggttcTATGGTGGCCTGTTAGCTGTATTGATGCTGCTGTATTCTGTTCCTGTGTGCTGGGTGCTGGCCTGTCTCACTACTGCCCTCTTCCTGTGGAACCGAGACTTCTGCAGGGgttagtacacacacatacagtaccagtcaaaagtttggacacacctactcattcaatggtttttcttaattgtttactattttctacattgtataataatagtgaagacatcaaaactatgaaataacacatatggaatcattattcaaagtagccaccctttgccttgatgacagcttttttgaagaatctcaaaaatatttagatttgtttatcacttttttggttactacatgattccatatgtgttatttcatagttttgacgtcttcactattattctacaatgtagaaaatagtaaaaataaagaaaaaccctggaatgagtaggtgtgtccaaacttttgactggtactgtacatgcagacacacactcaAGTGTTGGTTCTGTGTTCTAACAGCCTGGTTccactctccctctgtgtgtgtagttgtgttggaCCTAAGGGAGGTGGTCCAGTCTGGCCAGAACCCATCCTCAGAAGGAGAGATGGACCACACAGAACCGGACCGCGGCAGCCTGGACCGGACTCCCACTGCTAGCAGCTTGGAggtaaggacagagagagaagtggtgg harbors:
- the LOC129847307 gene encoding protrudin-like isoform X2, whose product is MKPGVGACQDPCQGGPGVGDRGDDTLVSLPPKDTPGSPTGSPSELGSPGPRQVATFDLLKMVVSYKRMALFLEPLTDTLELARYLLGWRMPLCSLLVCVLLNILFLTLSEVGWFSVCVLGVSAPAALGYLQDRCGGGASEAEQQKRRCHAVHRKDLQNVQLTRQDAMLEVKDLLKQLDDLLSHACLSAESVYKLLYWESHSESSRFYGGLLAVLMLLYSVPVCWVLACLTTALFLWNRDFCRVVLDLREVVQSGQNPSSEGEMDHTEPDRGSLDRTPTASSLEDLSPGSVEEAEEAEPDDEFKDAIELTQEPPISLQTPLALVEDDDTTSDLDTISITSDNGLLSRNEPIRSKVSKLTEKLRKRYPTNNTGNCSSCSAVFSVVKRRRSCSNCGNSFCSRCCSYKVLKACMGVTAPDAQRETVFVCAVCNSTLSK
- the LOC129847307 gene encoding protrudin-like isoform X1, giving the protein MKPGVGACQDPCQGGPGVGDRGDDTLVSLPPKDTPGSPTGSPSELGSPGPRQVATFDLLKMVVSYKRMALFLEPLTDTLELARYLLGWRMPLCSLLVCVLLNILFLTLSEVGWFSVCVLGVSAPAALGYLQDRCGGGASEAEQQKRRCHAVHRKDLQNVQLTRQDAMLEVKDLLKQLDDLLSHACLSAESVYKLLYWESHSESSRFYGGLLAVLMLLYSVPVCWVLACLTTALFLWNRDFCRVVLDLREVVQSGQNPSSEGEMDHTEPDRGSLDRTPTASSLEDLSPGSVEEAEEAEPDDEFKDAIELTQEPPISLQETPLALVEDDDTTSDLDTISITSDNGLLSRNEPIRSKVSKLTEKLRKRYPTNNTGNCSSCSAVFSVVKRRRSCSNCGNSFCSRCCSYKVLKACMGVTAPDAQRETVFVCAVCNSTLSK
- the LOC129847307 gene encoding protrudin-like isoform X3, whose translation is MKPGVGACQDPCQGGPGVGDRGDDTLVSLPPKDTPGSPTGSPSELGSPGPRQVATFDLLKMVVSYKRMALFLEPLTDTLELARYLLGWRMPLCSLLVCVLLNILFLTLSEVGWFSVCVLGVSAPAALGYLQDRCGGGASEAEQQKRRCHAVHRKDLQNVQLTRQDAMLEVKDLLKQLDDLLSHACLSAESVYKLLYWESHSESSRFYGGLLAVLMLLYSVPVCWVLACLTTALFLWNRDFCRVVLDLREVVQSGQNPSSEGEMDHTEPDRGSLDRTPTASSLEDLSPGSVEEAEEAEPDDEFKDAIELTQEPPISLQEDDDTTSDLDTISITSDNGLLSRNEPIRSKVSKLTEKLRKRYPTNNTGNCSSCSAVFSVVKRRRSCSNCGNSFCSRCCSYKVLKACMGVTAPDAQRETVFVCAVCNSTLSK
- the LOC129847307 gene encoding protrudin-like isoform X4 — its product is MKPGVGACQDPCQGGPGVGDRGDDTLVSLPPKDTPGSPTGSPSELGSPGPRQVATFDLLKMVVSYKRMALFLEPLTDTLELARYLLGWRMPLCSLLVCVLLNILFLTLSEVGWFSVCVLGVSAPAALGYLQDRCGGGASEAEQQKRRCHAVHRKDLQNVQLTRQDAMLEVKDLLKQLDDLLSHACLSAESVYKLLYWESHSESSRFYGGLLAVLMLLYSVPVCWVLACLTTALFLWNRDFCRVVLDLREVVQSGQNPSSEGEMDHTEPDRGSLDRTPTASSLEDLSPGSVEEAEEAEPDDEFKDAIEEDDDTTSDLDTISITSDNGLLSRNEPIRSKVSKLTEKLRKRYPTNNTGNCSSCSAVFSVVKRRRSCSNCGNSFCSRCCSYKVLKACMGVTAPDAQRETVFVCAVCNSTLSK